A portion of the Lolium rigidum isolate FL_2022 chromosome 1, APGP_CSIRO_Lrig_0.1, whole genome shotgun sequence genome contains these proteins:
- the LOC124682763 gene encoding subtilisin-like protease SBT5.3 has protein sequence MSGHALFLTVAFLLCAAECRLVQAWKKSYVVYLGAHMYGRDASVEDHARATESHHELLGSVLGSKQMARDAIFYSYTKNINGFAAYLDEEVATQMARHPEVVTVMESKMLKLHTTRSWDFMDMERDGQILPDSIWKHAKFGQNIIIANLDSGVWPESNSFSDEGMEEVPRRWKGSCSDSAKYGVPCNKKLIGANSFFHEPVTLGSLHATIHGASVVCSAGNSGPFEDTVVNAAPWVTTVAASTVDRDFPNQITLGNSAHMKGMSLESSDLHSDKLFPVINASSAALPNCTVNLASSCAMGCLDPGKVKGKIVVCVRGGDIPRVMKGMAVLSAGGAGMILANGEMDGNDVEADPHVLPATMITYSEAVSLYKYMASSSEPVANISPSKTELGVKNSPSMAAFSSRGPSGTLPYVLKPDIAAPGVDILAAFTEYVSPTEVAADKRRSEYAIMSGTSMACPHVSGVIGLLKAARPEWSPAAMRSAIMTTARTQDNTGAPMREQDGKEATAFAYGAGNVHPNRAVDPGLVYDVTPNDYFTFLCSLGFTTKDLSRLSAGKFACPAKPPPIEDLNYPSIVVPELRHTMTVKRRLKNVGRFGTYRASWRAPFGINMTVDPTVLVFQKTGEEKEFKVTVTSQKDKLGRGYVFGKLVWSDGVHYVRSPVVVNALD, from the exons ATGTCAGGCCATGCCCTATTTCTCACGGTTGCCTTCCTTCTGTGCGCCGCCGAGTGCCGCCTCGTCCAGGCATGGAAGAAG tcGTACGTGGTGTACCTCGGAGCACACATGTACGGTCGCGACGCCTCGGTGGAGGATCACGCGCGCGCCACGGAGTCGCATCATGAACTGCTGGGATCGGTTCTTGGGAG CAAGCAGATGGCAAGGGATGCGATTTTCTACTCCTACACCAAGAACATCAATGGCTTCGCGGCGTATTTGGACGAGGAAGTAGCAACGCAGATGGCAA GGCACCCAGAGGTGGTAACGGTGATGGAGAGCAAGATGTTAAAACTACACACGACGAGGTCCTGGGACTTCATGGATATGGAAAGGGACGGCCAGATCCTCCCGGACTCCATCTGGAAGCACGCAAAGTTCGGCCAGAACATCATCATCGCTAACCTCGACAGTG GTGTGTGGCCAGAGTCCAACAGCTTCAGCGACGAGGGCATGGAGGAGGTACCCAGGCGCTGGAAGGGTTCTTGCTCCGACAGCGCCAAGTATGGAGTGCCTTGCAACAA GAAGCTGATCGGCGCCAA CTCTTTCTTCCACGAGCCCGTCACACTCGGCTCCCTCCACGCCACTATCCACGGCGCCTCAGTGGTCTGCTCCGCGGGGAACTCCGGGCCATTCGAGGACACAGTCGTCAACGCCGCGCCATGGGTCACCACCGTTGCCGCCAGCACCGTCGACAGGGACTTCCCCAACCAGATCACCCTCGGCAACAGCGCGCACATGAAGGGGATGAGCCTCGAGTCCTCCGATCTGCACTCCGACAAGCTCTTCCCGGTCATCAACGCCAGCAGCGCCGCGCTCCCAAATTGTACAGTCAACCTCGCGTCCAGCTGCGCGATGGGATGCCTTGACCCAGGCAAGGTGAAGGGCAAGATCGTGGTGTGCGTCCGAGGCGGGGATATTCCGCGGGTGATGAAGGGAATGGCAGTCCtgagcgctggcggcgccgggatGATCCTAGCCAACGGCGAGATGGACGGCAACGACGTCGAAGCCGATCCGCACGTGCTCCCGGCAACTATGATCACGTACAGTGAGGCCGTATCGCTGTACAAGTACATGGCCTCATCGTCGGAACCGGTGGCCAACATCTCTCCTTCCAAGACGGAGCTCGGAGTCAAGAACTCGCCGTCCATGGCTGCCTTTTCCTCCCGTGGGCCCAGCGGGACGCTGCCCTACGTGCTCAAGCCGGACATTGCCGCGCCTGGGGTGGACATACTTGCCGCGTTCACCGAGTATGTCAGCCCGACGGAGGTGGCAGCCGACAAGCGCCGGTCGGAATACGCTATCATGTCAGGGACGTCCATGGCGTGCCCGCACGTGTCGGGCGTCATCGGGCTCCTCAAGGCGGCGCGTCCGGAATGGAGCCCTGCCGCGATGCGGTCCGCGATCATGACCACCGCGCGCACCCAGGACAACACCGGCGCGCCGATGCGCGAGCAGGACGGAAAGGAGGCCACCGCGTTCGCCTACGGCGCTGGCAACGTGCATCCGAACCGCGCCGTCGACCCTGGCCTCGTTTACGACGTCACTCCTAACGACTACTTCACATTCCTCTGCTCCCTGGGTTTTACCACCAAGGATCTGAGCCGGCTCAGCGCCGGCAAGTTCGCCTGCCCAGCCAAGCCGCCGCCGATTGAGGACCTTAACTACCCGTCCATCGTGGTTCCGGAGCTGCGCCACACAATGACGGTCAAGCGGCGGCTCAAAAACGTCGGCCGGTTTGGGACGTACCGCGCTTCTTGGCGTGCGCCGTTTGGGATCAACATGACTGTGGACCCGACGGTGTTGGTCTTCCAGAAGACCGGCGAGGAGAAGGAATTCAAGGTGACGGTGACGTCACAGAAGGACAAACTCGGGAGGGGCTACGTCTTCGGGAAGCTAGTCTGGTCTGATGGCGTCCATTATGTCAGGAGCCCAGTCGTGGTTAACGCCCTGGATTGA